In Syngnathus acus unplaced genomic scaffold, fSynAcu1.2, whole genome shotgun sequence, one DNA window encodes the following:
- the LOC119118830 gene encoding uncharacterized protein LOC119118830 isoform X2, with amino-acid sequence MNAAKAKLEVYKQEQGSTSDLLDLFKDYKPKRERLTFDSKPAVTPQLITRMQSSITTPKEDSTTDFAKVLAESFSVSRLPAPEPAVFSGNPLKYKGWKMSFQTLIGRKNIPANEKIYYLQKYVGGPARKAIEGYFLLGTDAAYQAALDVLEKRYGSSFMVAKAFRDKLASWPNIGPKESIQLREFSDFLQGCQAAMSQIKSLEVLNDCGENQRMLSKLPDWLTARWNRRVTRMEKENETFPSFDQFVEFVTEEADIACNPITSLHALKSGDGGKEKPQKTRSVGAKVLASSSEEKTDAKGCVFCEKSNHGLQTCRKFLKETTAERVKFVKTNKLCFGCLKSGHQSKNCEKRSICETCKRKHPTCLHENRPREDDRKEQEDGERKESGRRFKKKEDLSESEEKEETPVEATANRVVQDKRSTYSSTVVPVWLSTASNPEQEVLVYALLDNQSDTTFILQETAEVLVTEKQPVQLKLSTMSSKDTVIQSQKLTGLQVRGYNETRKISLPVTYTREFIPANLSHVPIPETARSWPHLEHLAGEITPLCDCEIGLLIGYNCSQALLPREVVSGKDNEPFAQRTDLGWSIVGCADPCVDYGDAIGSSHRIVVKQVITPPEVIKALESDFNERIAEDAHISQEDLRFLSIMEEGIKAKPDGRCEMPLPFKEERPSLPQNRICADHRLKCLRKRLERDEQYRKDYKTFMSEMIARGDAEKVTEELPSGDIKVGEMLAEDTEVLKAFVGKTLTTEDSLLDRFQKFSSWMMLVKAIARLKRRVKELKDQ; translated from the exons atgaatgccGCCAAGGCCAAACTAGAAGTGTATAAACAAGAACAAGGCTCAACCTCAGACTTGCTGGATCTATTCAAGGATTATAAGCCCAAACGAGAAAGGCTTACATTCGACTCAAAACCTGCTGTCACGCCACAACTAATCACAAGGATGCAATCTTCTATAACTACTCCCAAAGAGGATAGCACAACTGATTTCGCCAAGGTACTAGCAGAGTCCTTCAGTGTAAGCCGTCTCCCAGCACCAGAGCCTGCTGTTTTCAGTGGAAATCCACTAAAGTACAAGGGCTGGAAAATGTCCTTTCAAACGCTGATAGGCAGAAAGAATATACCAGCGAATGAAAAAATCTACTACCTACAAAAATATGTTGGTGGACCAGCAAGGAAAGCCATTGAGGGATACTTCCTTCTGGGAACAGATGCAGCCTATCAGGCAGCGCTCGATGTCCTGGAAAAAAGATATGGAAGCTCCTTTATGGTTGCTAAGGCTTTCAGAGATAAGCTGGCCTCATGGCCAAACATAGGACCCAAGGAAAGCATTCAGCTACGAGAGTTCTCAGACTTCCTTCAAGGCTGTCAAGCAGCCATGTCGCAAATAAAGAGCCTGGAGGTCCTTAACGACTGTGGTGAAAACCAACGAATGCTCTCCAAGCTCCCCGACTGGCTTACAGCAAGATGGAACCGAAGGGTGACCAGGatggaaaaggaaaatgagaCTTTCCCCAGCTTCGATCAGTTCGTGGAATTCGTCACAGAGGAAGCCGATATAGCTTGTAATCCGATTACCTCCCTTCACGCTCTGAAGTCTGGAGATGGTGGAAAGGAGAAGCCACAAAAAACACGAAGTGTTGGTGCTAAGGTGCTAGCAAGTAGCTCTGAAGAGAAAACAGATGCTAAAGGATGTGTATTCTGTGAGAAGTCAAATCATGGCTTACAGACATGTCGAAAGTTCTTGAAAGAGACAACTGCAGAACGAGTCAAGtttgtgaaaacaaacaagctctGCTTTGGATGTTTGAAATCAGGACATCAGTCCAAGAACTGTGAGAAGAGAAGCATTTGTGAGACATGCAAAAGGAAGCATCCAACATGTCTACATGAAAATCGTCCAAGGGAAGACGATAGGAAAGAACAAGAGGATGGCGAAAGAAAGGAGAGTGGGAGACGCTTTAAGAAAAAGGAAGACTTATCAGAGTCTGAAGAGAAAGAAGAGACACCAGTAGAGGCAACAGCTAACAGAGTGGTGCAAGACAAGAGGAGCACCTATTCCTCCACAGTTGTTCCTGTATGGCTGTCCACAGCAAGTAATCCAGAGCAGGAAGTGCTCGTATACGCTCTATTGGACAACCAAAGCGACACCACCTTCATCCTGCAAGAAACGGCAGAAGTGTTAGTTACAGAGAAACAGCCTGTGCAATTAAAGCTCTCCACGATGTCATCCAAAGATACCGTCATCCAGAGTCAGAAGTTAACTGGACTGCAGGTCAGAGGTTATAATGAGACAAGGAAAATATCTCTCCCAGTAACCTACACAAGAGAGTTTATTCCTGCAAACCTAAGTCATGTCCCCATACCTGAGACAGCAAGATCATGGCCTCACCTAGAGCACCTTGCTGGAGAGATCACTCCTTTATGTGACTGTGAGATTGGCCTGCTCATAGGCTACAACTGTTCTCAGGCCCTGTTGCCCAGAGAAGTGGTGTCAGGAAAGGATAATGAGCCTTTCGCTCAACGAACAGACTTGGGCTGGAGTATAGTTGGCTGTGCAGATCCCTGCGTCGATTATGGAGATGCAATTGGAAGCAGCCACAGGATCGTTGTGAAACAA GTCATCACACCACCAGAAGTCATTAAGGCACTCGAATCAGACTTCAACGAAAGAATAGCCGAAGATGCTCATATCTCACAGGAAGATCTACGTTTTCTATCCATAATGGAGGAAGGAATCAAAGCGAAGCCAGACGGACGTTGCGAAATGCCTCTCCCATTTAAAGAAGAAAGGCCAAGCCTGCCACAGAACAGAATCTGTGCAGATCACCGTCTCAAGTGTCTCAGAAAGAGATTGGAGAGGGACGAGCAATATCGGAAGGACTACAAGACCTTCATGAGTGAGATGATTGCACGCGGAGATGCAGAGAAAGTCACAGAAGAACTTCCCAGCGGAGACATCAAGGTGGGAGAGATGTTAGCAGAAGACACTGAAGTTCTAAAGGCCTTCGTGGGCAAGACCTTGACGACGGAAGACTCACTGCTTGATCGCTTCCAGAAGTTCTCCAGCTGGATGATGTTAGTCAAAGCCATCGCTAGACTCAAACGACGTGTCAAAGAGCTCAAGG ATCAATGA
- the LOC119118830 gene encoding uncharacterized protein LOC119118830 isoform X1, whose protein sequence is MNAAKAKLEVYKQEQGSTSDLLDLFKDYKPKRERLTFDSKPAVTPQLITRMQSSITTPKEDSTTDFAKVLAESFSVSRLPAPEPAVFSGNPLKYKGWKMSFQTLIGRKNIPANEKIYYLQKYVGGPARKAIEGYFLLGTDAAYQAALDVLEKRYGSSFMVAKAFRDKLASWPNIGPKESIQLREFSDFLQGCQAAMSQIKSLEVLNDCGENQRMLSKLPDWLTARWNRRVTRMEKENETFPSFDQFVEFVTEEADIACNPITSLHALKSGDGGKEKPQKTRSVGAKVLASSSEEKTDAKGCVFCEKSNHGLQTCRKFLKETTAERVKFVKTNKLCFGCLKSGHQSKNCEKRSICETCKRKHPTCLHENRPREDDRKEQEDGERKESGRRFKKKEDLSESEEKEETPVEATANRVVQDKRSTYSSTVVPVWLSTASNPEQEVLVYALLDNQSDTTFILQETAEVLVTEKQPVQLKLSTMSSKDTVIQSQKLTGLQVRGYNETRKISLPVTYTREFIPANLSHVPIPETARSWPHLEHLAGEITPLCDCEIGLLIGYNCSQALLPREVVSGKDNEPFAQRTDLGWSIVGCADPCVDYGDAIGSSHRIVVKQVITPPEVIKALESDFNERIAEDAHISQEDLRFLSIMEEGIKAKPDGRCEMPLPFKEERPSLPQNRICADHRLKCLRKRLERDEQYRKDYKTFMSEMIARGDAEKVTEELPSGDIKVGEMLAEDTEVLKAFVGKTLTTEDSLLDRFQKFSSWMMLVKAIARLKRRVKELKGLTERINEATSLEERKEAEIKINDIVIIKDENTPRNEWKLAKVTQVYPSEDGHVRKIQLLISDSELNDTGKRVNKQTYLERPIHKTVTLLEAG, encoded by the exons atgaatgccGCCAAGGCCAAACTAGAAGTGTATAAACAAGAACAAGGCTCAACCTCAGACTTGCTGGATCTATTCAAGGATTATAAGCCCAAACGAGAAAGGCTTACATTCGACTCAAAACCTGCTGTCACGCCACAACTAATCACAAGGATGCAATCTTCTATAACTACTCCCAAAGAGGATAGCACAACTGATTTCGCCAAGGTACTAGCAGAGTCCTTCAGTGTAAGCCGTCTCCCAGCACCAGAGCCTGCTGTTTTCAGTGGAAATCCACTAAAGTACAAGGGCTGGAAAATGTCCTTTCAAACGCTGATAGGCAGAAAGAATATACCAGCGAATGAAAAAATCTACTACCTACAAAAATATGTTGGTGGACCAGCAAGGAAAGCCATTGAGGGATACTTCCTTCTGGGAACAGATGCAGCCTATCAGGCAGCGCTCGATGTCCTGGAAAAAAGATATGGAAGCTCCTTTATGGTTGCTAAGGCTTTCAGAGATAAGCTGGCCTCATGGCCAAACATAGGACCCAAGGAAAGCATTCAGCTACGAGAGTTCTCAGACTTCCTTCAAGGCTGTCAAGCAGCCATGTCGCAAATAAAGAGCCTGGAGGTCCTTAACGACTGTGGTGAAAACCAACGAATGCTCTCCAAGCTCCCCGACTGGCTTACAGCAAGATGGAACCGAAGGGTGACCAGGatggaaaaggaaaatgagaCTTTCCCCAGCTTCGATCAGTTCGTGGAATTCGTCACAGAGGAAGCCGATATAGCTTGTAATCCGATTACCTCCCTTCACGCTCTGAAGTCTGGAGATGGTGGAAAGGAGAAGCCACAAAAAACACGAAGTGTTGGTGCTAAGGTGCTAGCAAGTAGCTCTGAAGAGAAAACAGATGCTAAAGGATGTGTATTCTGTGAGAAGTCAAATCATGGCTTACAGACATGTCGAAAGTTCTTGAAAGAGACAACTGCAGAACGAGTCAAGtttgtgaaaacaaacaagctctGCTTTGGATGTTTGAAATCAGGACATCAGTCCAAGAACTGTGAGAAGAGAAGCATTTGTGAGACATGCAAAAGGAAGCATCCAACATGTCTACATGAAAATCGTCCAAGGGAAGACGATAGGAAAGAACAAGAGGATGGCGAAAGAAAGGAGAGTGGGAGACGCTTTAAGAAAAAGGAAGACTTATCAGAGTCTGAAGAGAAAGAAGAGACACCAGTAGAGGCAACAGCTAACAGAGTGGTGCAAGACAAGAGGAGCACCTATTCCTCCACAGTTGTTCCTGTATGGCTGTCCACAGCAAGTAATCCAGAGCAGGAAGTGCTCGTATACGCTCTATTGGACAACCAAAGCGACACCACCTTCATCCTGCAAGAAACGGCAGAAGTGTTAGTTACAGAGAAACAGCCTGTGCAATTAAAGCTCTCCACGATGTCATCCAAAGATACCGTCATCCAGAGTCAGAAGTTAACTGGACTGCAGGTCAGAGGTTATAATGAGACAAGGAAAATATCTCTCCCAGTAACCTACACAAGAGAGTTTATTCCTGCAAACCTAAGTCATGTCCCCATACCTGAGACAGCAAGATCATGGCCTCACCTAGAGCACCTTGCTGGAGAGATCACTCCTTTATGTGACTGTGAGATTGGCCTGCTCATAGGCTACAACTGTTCTCAGGCCCTGTTGCCCAGAGAAGTGGTGTCAGGAAAGGATAATGAGCCTTTCGCTCAACGAACAGACTTGGGCTGGAGTATAGTTGGCTGTGCAGATCCCTGCGTCGATTATGGAGATGCAATTGGAAGCAGCCACAGGATCGTTGTGAAACAA GTCATCACACCACCAGAAGTCATTAAGGCACTCGAATCAGACTTCAACGAAAGAATAGCCGAAGATGCTCATATCTCACAGGAAGATCTACGTTTTCTATCCATAATGGAGGAAGGAATCAAAGCGAAGCCAGACGGACGTTGCGAAATGCCTCTCCCATTTAAAGAAGAAAGGCCAAGCCTGCCACAGAACAGAATCTGTGCAGATCACCGTCTCAAGTGTCTCAGAAAGAGATTGGAGAGGGACGAGCAATATCGGAAGGACTACAAGACCTTCATGAGTGAGATGATTGCACGCGGAGATGCAGAGAAAGTCACAGAAGAACTTCCCAGCGGAGACATCAAGGTGGGAGAGATGTTAGCAGAAGACACTGAAGTTCTAAAGGCCTTCGTGGGCAAGACCTTGACGACGGAAGACTCACTGCTTGATCGCTTCCAGAAGTTCTCCAGCTGGATGATGTTAGTCAAAGCCATCGCTAGACTCAAACGACGTGTCAAAGAGCTCAAGGGTCTGACAGAAAGAATCAATGAAGCCACGAGTCtcgaagaaagaaaagaagcagaaATCAAGATCAATGACATAGTGATTATAAAGGATGAAAATACACCAAGAAATGAATGGAAGCTGGCTAAGGTCACACAAGTGTACCCAAGTGAAGATGGTCATGTGAGGAAGATACAGTTATTGATCAGCGACTCAGAACTAAATGACACTGGAAAACGAGTCAACAAGCAAACCTACCTGGAGAGACCTATACATAAGACTGTGACCTTGCTTGAAGCAGGATGA